Sequence from the Sphingomonas koreensis genome:
GTAGAAGCGGCACACCGAATAGATCGCGGCGATCCCGCCCCAGGTCAGCCACAGCCCCGCGATCTTGGTGATCGAGATGTCGAGCGTTTCCTTGAGTGGGCGCGGGTTTTCCCATTTGACGCCCGTCGACGGGTTGCGGTGGACCTTGTCCACCAGCAGCGCCCACAGCACCATCGGCACGCCGCCCGCGACCAGATTGACCAAGGCGGCATAGGGGCCGTCCAGCCCCTTCATCCGCGCAAAGACCAGCCAGCACGCCATGCCGGCCAGTCCCGCCAGCCCGCATCCGGTGCTGACCGCGGACTTTGGCCGCGGATCGGCCTTGGCCGGACTGGCAAGGTGGGCGTCGTGATACATCCCGTCCCGCATAGCCCGCGAATGGTAAGCAAGCCATGAAGGGTGTTTCAACGCCCAATTCCTGTGCGTGCCGGGGAAGACTTTGTTGGCACTTTACCTTGCCGCCCGGCCGCGCCTAAAGGTGTAACATCATATCCTCCCCCTGCATTCGAGGCCTCTATGCGCCGCGCCTTCGCGCTCACTGCCCTGTTGCTCGCCACCGCCGCCACCGCCCAGAACAGCGCGCCCCAGCCGCTGCCGTTCGACAACCGCGTCCCGGCGCCGCGCGACACCGCCTATCCGGGCACGATCACGCTCAAGGTCGACGCGACCAACGTCCAGCAGGCGATCTATCGCGTGAAGCAGACCATTCCGGTCGCGCATGACGGCCATATGGTCCTGCTGATGCCCGCCTGGCTGCCCGGCAAGCACGCCGCGCGCGGCGAGGTGGAGAAGCTGGCGGGGCTCAAGATCAGCGCGGGCGGCAAGGCGGTGCCGTGGAAGCGCGACACCGTCGATGTCTGGGCCTTCCACGTCGACGTGCCGCGCGGCGCGAAGCAGCTCGATCTCGAATTCCAGTTCACCGGCGCCACCGCGAGCGATCAGGGCCGCGTCTCGATCGCGCCGGCGATGCTCAACCTCCAGTTCGAGCAGGTGAGCCTCTATCCGGCGGGCTGGTTCACCCGCCGCATCCCGATCCAGGCGACGGTAACCTACCCTGAGGGCTGGACCGCGGTGTCGGGCCTTCCCGCGAAGAAGCAGGGCGGATCTTACGTCTATGACAAGACCGATTACGAGACGCTGATCGACTCGCCGGTGTTCGCAGGCCGCAACTATCGCGAGTTCAAGCTGTCGGACCGCGTCGATCTCAACGTCTTCGCCGACGACCCGAAGGAGCTCGAGGCCAAGCCCGAGCAGATCGAGGCGCACCGCAAGCTCGTCGAGCAATCGGTGAAGCTGTTCGGCGCCCAGCATTACGACCGCTACGAATTCCTCCTCTCGATCAGCGACGAGATGGGCGGCATCGGGCTGGAGCATCACCGCAGCTCCGAGAACGGCGTGAAGCCCGGCTATTTCACCAAATGGAATGACGGCCCCGGCTCGCGCAACCTGCTGCCGCACGAGTTCGTGCACAGCTGGAACGGCAAGTTCCGCCGCGGTGCCGACAGCTGGGCGCCCGATTTCCGCACGCCGATGCGCAACTCGCTGCTGTGGGTGTATGAGGGTCAGACCCAGTTCTGGGGCTACATCCTCCAGGCGCGCTCGGGGATCGTGTCGAAGCAGGATACGCTCGACATGCTGGCGAACATCGCCGCCAGCCTCGACAACCGCCCCGCGCGGACGTGGCGCGCGCTGGTCGATACCACCAACGATCCGATCATCTCGGCGCGCCGGCCCAAGGGCTGGCTGAGCTGGCAGCGGTCGGAGGATTATTACAATGAAGGTCTGCTGATCTGGCTCGAGGTCGATTCCATGCTGCGCGCGCAGAGCGGCGGCAGGAAGTCGATGGACGATTTCGCCCGCGCCTTCTTCGGCATGCGCGACGGCGACTGGGGTGTGCTGACCTACAGGATCGAGGATGTCGCGGCGACCTTGAACGCGATCCAGCCCTATGACTGGGCCGGCTTCCTCAACCAGCGGCTCAACGGCCTGACCGAACGCGCGCCGCTCGCGGGCTTCGCCGCCAATGGCTACCGCCTGATCTACACCGATGAGCCGACCGCCGCGTTCAAGGATGGCGAGAAGCGCGCGGGGCGGGCCGACCTCAGCTATTCGCTCGGCCTGTCGGTGGGCAAGGGCGGGGCGATCGGCGCCGTCACCTGGGATTCGCCGGCGTTCGATGCGGGCCTCGATCTCGGCGACACGATCGTGGCGGTCGATGGCCGCGAATATTCCGACGATCGCCTCAAGGACGCGGTCCGCGCCGCGAAGGGCGGCAAGGACCCCATCAAGCTGCTCGTCAAGAGCGGCACGCGGTACCGTGAAATCGCCATCGACTATCACGACGGCCTGCGCTATCCGCGCCTCGAAAAAATCGGCACCGGAGAGGGTGGCCTGGATCGGTTGCTCGCCCCGCGCTGACGGGGAAGCCGAACCAACAGAGGAAGTTTAGATGCGCATCGACATGATTCCTGTCGGCGACAATCCGCCGCACAGCCTGAACGTCATCATCGAAGTCCCGACCGGCGGCGAGCCGGTGAAGTACGAGTTCGACAAGGCTTCGGGCGCGCTGTTCGTCGATCGTATCCTGCACACGCCGATGCGCTATCCGGCGAATTACGGTTTCGTGCCGCACACCCTGTCGCCCGACGGGGACCCGCTCGACGCGCTCGTCATCTCGCGCTCGCCGTTCATCCCGGGCTGCGTCGTGCGCGCGCGGCCGATCGGCGTCCTCAAGCTCGAGGACGAGGCCGGGGGCGACGAGAAGCTGATCTGCGTGCCCGTCGACACCACCTTCCCTTATTATTCGGACGTGGGCGAGCGGCAGGACCTGCCCTCGATCGTGCTCCAGCAGATCGAGCATTTCTTCAAACACTATAAGGACCTCGAGTCCGAGAAGTGGGTCCGCATCGGCCAGTGGGGCGATGCCGACGAAGCCCGCCGCATCGTCGTCGAGGCGATCGAGGCCGCGAAGAAGGCCAAGGCCGCCTGAACTCCCGCGCGCGCCGTCTGGCCACCCGCCTGCATCGCGCCTAGACTGGGCGGATGCGGGAGGGGGCTGACAGCACGCAACATCGCCGCGGGATCGGCAACCGGATCGCGCCGCCGCGCTTCCTGCTGTTCGCGGCGATCCTTGCCATCGGCTGCGCTGTCGCAATCCCGGCGCTCGGCGCCCGCTTCGGCGTGATGGTGGCCTTCGACGCCGCCGCGATCGTCTTCCTGCTCAGCTGCCTGTCGCTGTTCCGCTACGAATCGCGCCACATGCGCGCGGCGGCCCGGCGCAACGACGCCAACCGCGTCGCGCTGCTCGCCATCACCGGCGCGATCAGCCTGGCCGTCCTCGCCACCATCGCGAGCGTCCTGATTCCCGAAGGCGCGCCGCAGCCGCGCGGCCTGATCCTGGTCATCGCCACGCTCGCCATCTGCTGGCTGTTCGGCAATTCGGTCTATGCGCTGCATTACGCGCATCTCTTCTACACCGCACAGGGCGGTTCCGACGCAGGCGGGCTCGAATTCCCCGAAACCCGGGAGCCCGATTATTCGGATTTCGCCTATTTCGCCTATTGCCTGGGCATGACCTTCCAGACGAGCGACGTGACGATCACCACGCGGCCGATGCGGCGCGCGGTGACCTTCCACTGCCTTGCCGCATTCGTCTTCAACCTCGGCATCATCGCCTTCACGATCAACGCGCTCGGCGGGTAGGTTTGTTTTCCGCTCCGCGGAAACCGCACCGGCCCGCTCCCCCACCCGGCCACCCACGACCGTAATCTGATTGGGTGGCCGGGTGGGGGAGCGGGCCGGTGCGGCTACTTCAAACGAGTCTTCTTGGCTGGCGCGCGGCGCCCTGCCTCCAGCCCCAGCGCCGCCCATTCGCGCAGCGCATCGGCATCGTCGAACACATCGTCCGGCGCGCGGCGATAGTTCATGGTGGCGAGCCGGTCCTTCATCTGGAAGGTGAAGCGGTCGCATCCCGCCGCATCCCACACCGCATCGCTCTCGGCGTCCGC
This genomic interval carries:
- a CDS encoding M61 family metallopeptidase codes for the protein MRRAFALTALLLATAATAQNSAPQPLPFDNRVPAPRDTAYPGTITLKVDATNVQQAIYRVKQTIPVAHDGHMVLLMPAWLPGKHAARGEVEKLAGLKISAGGKAVPWKRDTVDVWAFHVDVPRGAKQLDLEFQFTGATASDQGRVSIAPAMLNLQFEQVSLYPAGWFTRRIPIQATVTYPEGWTAVSGLPAKKQGGSYVYDKTDYETLIDSPVFAGRNYREFKLSDRVDLNVFADDPKELEAKPEQIEAHRKLVEQSVKLFGAQHYDRYEFLLSISDEMGGIGLEHHRSSENGVKPGYFTKWNDGPGSRNLLPHEFVHSWNGKFRRGADSWAPDFRTPMRNSLLWVYEGQTQFWGYILQARSGIVSKQDTLDMLANIAASLDNRPARTWRALVDTTNDPIISARRPKGWLSWQRSEDYYNEGLLIWLEVDSMLRAQSGGRKSMDDFARAFFGMRDGDWGVLTYRIEDVAATLNAIQPYDWAGFLNQRLNGLTERAPLAGFAANGYRLIYTDEPTAAFKDGEKRAGRADLSYSLGLSVGKGGAIGAVTWDSPAFDAGLDLGDTIVAVDGREYSDDRLKDAVRAAKGGKDPIKLLVKSGTRYREIAIDYHDGLRYPRLEKIGTGEGGLDRLLAPR
- the ppa gene encoding inorganic diphosphatase; translated protein: MRIDMIPVGDNPPHSLNVIIEVPTGGEPVKYEFDKASGALFVDRILHTPMRYPANYGFVPHTLSPDGDPLDALVISRSPFIPGCVVRARPIGVLKLEDEAGGDEKLICVPVDTTFPYYSDVGERQDLPSIVLQQIEHFFKHYKDLESEKWVRIGQWGDADEARRIVVEAIEAAKKAKAA
- a CDS encoding DUF1345 domain-containing protein, with protein sequence MREGADSTQHRRGIGNRIAPPRFLLFAAILAIGCAVAIPALGARFGVMVAFDAAAIVFLLSCLSLFRYESRHMRAAARRNDANRVALLAITGAISLAVLATIASVLIPEGAPQPRGLILVIATLAICWLFGNSVYALHYAHLFYTAQGGSDAGGLEFPETREPDYSDFAYFAYCLGMTFQTSDVTITTRPMRRAVTFHCLAAFVFNLGIIAFTINALGG
- a CDS encoding TfoX/Sxy family protein, which produces MAIDAGLLDWVAEAVEPMGNLTHRKMMGGATLYLDGTVFAIISSDDVLWFKADAESDAVWDAAGCDRFTFQMKDRLATMNYRRAPDDVFDDADALREWAALGLEAGRRAPAKKTRLK